A section of the Humulus lupulus chromosome 2, drHumLupu1.1, whole genome shotgun sequence genome encodes:
- the LOC133818340 gene encoding uncharacterized protein LOC133818340, which produces MVDDEEARLEFRSYPDDAWYSVRVLVEGDSGDVLRIKYCNFPDDNDNVFRAGEFRDIKHLSDFASRFRPVSSQLQDSECSQVVQGLLVCASHHFRTDDIRFYDAIVEGVGHCEHSFANREEECLCTFVLSWLHGPVAGHMTAERLEQICRVQLRKEIDPVVASFLNKVKEKLKTGSCRQVTTGVTHNDHGEAPMLKISHKLSFSHHLEQGTKCTEWFLSDTLSSNWAIGRPHEKNGQDMDFGGVGNYFVFIENLDKDLSRTAIMEFIEKKVSVTSQAFVFPSLSSDICTRGCILLDNQRNYEKLCNFLEDPDHIIVSSSGRPWVITETMRVPDTLRASVQSLSLVSQKRKRNTGSSDELKVVRSGSDEYRLAKHLRDLYKEFSNHQKRLQKRLIVEEGKIWQQHNAKLRIKS; this is translated from the exons ATGGTCGACGATGAAGAAGCCCGTTTGGAGTTCCGGTCCTACCCTGATGATGCATGGTACAGCGTTCGGGTTCTGGTCGAGGGGGATTCCGGCGACGTTCTCAGAATCAAGTACTGTAATTTCCCTGATGATAACGACAACGTTTTCCGAGCAGGCGAGTTTAGGGACATTAAACATCTTAGTGACTTCGCTTCCAGGTTTAGACCCGTCTCTTCTCAGCTTCAGGACTCCGAGTGCTCTCAGGTTGTTCAAGGCTTGCTTGTGTGCGCTTCCCATCACTTCAGGACCGATGACATTCGCTTCTACGACGCAATTGTTGAAGGG GTGGGTCATTGTGAACATTCCTTTGCAAACAGAGAAGAAGAGTGTTTGTGCACTTTTGTTCTTTCGTGGCTACATGGTCCAGTGGCTGGGCATATGACTGCTGAACGTCTTGAACAAATTTGCAGAGTTCAGCTTAGGAAGGAAATAGATCCGGTTGTAGCTTCTTTTTTAAACAAGGTGAAAGAGAAACTTAAAACTGGTTCTTGTCGTCAAGTCACCACAGGTGTCACTCACAATGATCACGGGGAAGCCCCAATGTTGAAAATTTCGCACAAGCTTAGTTTTTCTCACCATTTAGAGCAG GGAACAAAGTGTACCGAGTGGTTTTTGAGTGATACCTTGTCATCCAATT GGGCTATTGGTCGTCCTCATGAAAAGAACGGGCAAGACATGGACTTTGGCGGAGTTGGAAACTATTTCGTTTTTATTGAAAATCTTGACAAAGACTTGTCCCGTACAGCAATCATGGAGTTTATAGAAAAAAAGGTGTCGGTCACATCTCAAGCATTTGTTTTTCCCAGTTTGTCATCAGATATTTGTACTCGAGGCTGTATTCTGTTGGACAACCAAAGAAACTATGAGAAGTTGTGTAACTTTTTGGAGGATCCAGATCATATTATCGTGTCTTCAAGTGGAAG GCCATGGGTAATAACTGAAACAATGAGAGTGCCTGATACACTTCGAGCTTCAGTCCAAAGCCTCTCACTTGTATCTCAG AAAAGGAAAAGGAACACGGGAAGTAGCGATGAATTGAAGGTTGTCCGTTCAGGAAGTGATGAATACAGGTTAGCCAAGCATCTAAGGGATTTGTACAAGGAGTTTTCTAATCATCAGAAGAGATTGCAGAAGAGGTTGATTGTTGAAGAAGGAAAAATATGGCAACAACACAATGCAAAACTCAGGATTAAAAGTTAA